One Candidatus Binataceae bacterium genomic window, GGCTGGGCGAACTGTTCGATCTTGCGGATGATCTTTCGAGAAGGGTTTTCTCTAATAGTCAATTCAGAAAATGAGTAAGGCGCAGACGGAAATTCTTGAACTGAGTTATAGTGCGCGGCCTTTGCGATATGGCGTGCTTGCGCTGATTGGCCTTGGCGGGGTTGCGTTTGGGATCTACATGATCGTTGTCGGGTTTGGGACGGCGTGGTCGATGGTATTTATGGGGGTCCTGTTCACGATCGTTTTTGCGGTGATGGTGTTTGTCGCCGCGACGATCCTGACTCGGGGCGGCGGAGGGCTGAGGCTTGAGCGCAACGGGTTTACGATTCGGTCGCCGTTCCGGTCGGCGTTTTTTCGCTGGCGCGATATCGTGCGCTTCCGCGTGATGCGGACGACCGACCTGAGGCATTCTGTAGTGTTTGATTTTCATTCCTCGTACCAGGGGCAGAGGATGCTTCGCGGGCCGGGGCGGCGGCTGGGTTATGAGGGTATCATTCCTGATAACTATGGGCGTACGGCCGATGAACTGGCGGAGTTGCTCAATGAATGGCGTGAGCGGGGATCGTAGGAGGCAGAAAGATTAACCACTAAGGCATTAAGGTAAGACATAAAGGCACTAAGAGGGACGCCGCGGCCGCGTCCCTTAAGAATTTTCTCCTTTGTGGCTTCGTGCCTTTGTGGTGATACTTTTGATCTGCTGCGGCTTAGACTTCGCGATCTATTTGATCATCGATCAGAGCTGCCAGGCCGTCGCGGTATTGCGAGGGCTTCAGGCTTGAGATCAGGCCTCTTGCGATTGCGACTTGTTCGCTGGCCAGGCGGCGGGCTTCGGCGATTATTGCGGGGTCGCGGAGGATTGCGAGGGCGCGGTCGAAGGCGGCGCCCTCCATCTGGGTGCCGCTGTGGATCATCTGGCGCAGGTTGGGGTTTTTGGCGGCGGCCAATACTACTGGCAGCGAGGGGATTCCTTCGCGCAGGTCGGAGCCTACGGGCTTGCCGATTTTTTCTTCGGGGCCGAGCACATCGAGGAGGTCGTCGACCATCTGGAAGGCGAGGCCCATCGTGAGGCCCAGCCGCGTCATCGCTTCGATCGTTTTTGGCGGAACGCCCGCGAGGTCGGAGGCGACTTTGCCGCCGGCGCGGAAGAGCGAGGCGGTCTTGCGCGTGATGACCTTGATGTAATCGTCGTAGGCGGGCGCCGCGTTGTGACGCATCCGGCCTTCCATAACTTCGCCTTCGGTCAGCTCGATGCAGGCCTCGGCTGCCGTGCGAATCATGTGCTCCTTGAAGCGCGAGCACAGCTCGAAGGCGCGGCAGAAGAGGTAGTCGCCGGCGATCAGCGAGGGGCCGAAGCCGTAGCGCGCGAATGCTGACGGCTTGCCACGCCGGAGCATCCCGCCGTCAACAATATCGTCGTGCAGGAGGGTCGCCGAATGAATCAGCTCGAGCGCGATTCCCGCGTCGATCGCGAAATCGACGCCCTCGTCGGTGCCGCCGCATGCGCGATAGACCAGCAGCATGAAAGTCGGACGCAGGCGCTTGCCGCCCGCATCGACGAGGTAATGGCAAATCTCCGAGATGATCGATTCGTTGGAATCGAGCAACTTTCCAAGGCGCTTTTCTGTGGTGGCGAGATCGTCCTGCACCAGGCGCGCGGGAATGATCGCGTCGCTGGCGCAGCTCTCTGAAAGTTCTGTCGCTTTGGCTCGTTTCACTGGATACAGGTTAGCGGAATAAATCGGCCTCTGCCGGGCGAATCAGGACCTTGGCGCTGCCTTCGGCGGGCTCGTAATTGTAGCCGCGCACGATGACGACGGGAACGGCGGCGGCCTTTTCCATCAGCAGGCCGGCGGCGCAGGAGATTTCGTCGGCGATGGCGACGACGGTGTGATGAAGCTCGCGGCCGCCGAGGTCGGTCTTGCCGCGCAGATCGAGCATCGCATTCATGCCTGCGACACCGAGGCAGATTTCGGTGAGGCCGTCTCGCCACGGGCGGCCGAAGGTGTCGGTGATTACGACGGCGAGATCGACGCCGTAGCGTTTGCGCAGCGCCTCGCGGAGCTTGGCGGCCGAGAGATCGGGATCGACGGGCAGCAGGATCGCGGTTTCATCTTCGAGGCTGTTGGATTCATCGACGCCGGCGTTGGCGCAGACCCATCCGGGTCCGGTCTCGACGATTATCACGCCGCGATCGTTGCGCACGATCCGGCTGGTCTGCCGCAGCACCAGCTCGACGGCGCGCGGATCTTTCTCCCAGCGCTGGGCGAGGTTCTTCGCGAACTCGGAAGGCTCGATGTCCTTGAGATAGACAGTGCGGCCTTCGGCCTTCGAAACGACCTTCTGACAGCATACGACGATATCGCCGGCTTCGGGTTTGATACCGGTCGAATCGATTCCCGTGGCGATGAGCGCGGCGAGATCGTCGCCGGCCTTGACCATCGGGATTCCTTCGACCGCGGTGATTGTGATCGATCTCATCAGAGGCAAGCCTACTATACCGAAAGAGCGGTAAGAACAACGTCGGCGAGGCGCGCGGCGTGCTCGGGCGTGGACATGATGGTGTTGGTGACGACGGGGCGCATCGCGAGCGCTTCGATTTTCGGCGCGAGCGCGCGATCGGCTTCATCGAGCACGAACACGCCCACGATATCGCGATAGAGCCGTGCGACGCCCAGGGCGGACACTTCCATTCCGAGTCCGCGGAGCATCTTGTCGGCGGGACCCTTTACCGTCTTCCCGCCGATGATCGGGCTGATCGCGGCGACGCGCGCGCGATTTTTCTTGAGCGTATCGCGGAGGCCGCGCAGGCCGAAGATCGGACCGAGCGAGACGAACGGATTCGACGGCGCCAGAATGATCGCCGACGAGGATCGCAGCGCATCGAGCACTGGCGGGGCAGGGCGCGCCTTGTCGATTCCGCGCAGCTCGATTTTCTCGACGTGACCGCGGGCTCTGCCGCGCACGAAATATTCCTGGAACGGGATCGCATCGCGGCCGCGCAGCTTCACGAAGGTGCGCACGCGATCGTCGCTCATCGGCAGGATCGTCGATTTGATCTTGAACGCGCGCGCGATCTCGCTGGTGATCGCGCTGAGCTTCGCGCCCACGCGCATCCGCTGTGTGCGATACAGATGCGTCGCCAAATCGCGATCGCCAAGGCCGAACCACGGCTTGCCGTAGAAGCGCCCGAGCGCGTCGAGGGCGTTGAACGATTCGCCCTCGAGGCCCCATCCCTGGGCGCGACTCACCACGCCCGCAAGCGTGTACGTGACCGTATCGATATCCGGCGAGACGTGGAGTCCGTAGAACTCCTCGTCGTCGCCGGTGTTTACGATAACGGTCAGTCGCGCGGGGTCGATGCGCTTAACGAGTCCGCGAAGGAACTTAGCTGCACCCACTCCCCCCGCCAGCGTGGTTATCCGCCGCGAGAGGAGCAGCCGGGATGGGCCGCGCGCCATTGGGAGCCTTTCTGCCGTAAAGCTTCTTGTAAGTTGTGGAGCGCTCGACGGCGACGCGTCCCATGTCGCGCGCCTTGTCTTCGATGAGGTCGACGGGCACGAACTCGCCGGACTCGCCGCCGGCCTGGGCCGTGATGCTCTCCTCCATCAGCGTGCCGCTGAAGTCGTTGCATCCGGCTTTTAGCGTCAGCGCGGCAAGATCAACACCGAGTTTAACCCATGAAGTCTGGATGTTCTTGATATAGCCGCGCAGGAAGAGCCGCGCGAACGCGTACATCTGGAAGTCGAGCGTGCCGCTGTCGGGAGGATTTACCATCCCCTTGCGGAACATCACGGTGTTCTGATGGATGAAGCGCAGCGGCACGAACTCGGTGAAGCCGCCGGTCTGCTTCTGGATCGTGCGCAGCAGGTTCAGATGATTGACGACCTGGCGCGGCGCCTCGATATGCCCGTACATGATTGTCGAGGTGGTAGGCACGCCGAGCGAATGCGCGGTCGTGATGATCTCGACCCACGCCGCGACATCGACCTTCTTGTGGCTCAGGATTTCGCGCACGCTATCGTCGAGGATTTCGGCCGCAGTGCCGGGAATCGAGCCGAGGCCATGCTCGCGCAGCATCGCGATGTATTCGGGATAGTCCATTCGCACGCGTCGCGCGCCGAACATGATCTCCATGGGAGAGAAGGCGTGCACGTGGATAGCGGGGAAGGCGCGCTTAATTACGTCGAGCAGGTCGCGATATTTGAAGTCGGGCATCTCGGGGTTGAT contains:
- a CDS encoding polyprenyl synthetase family protein, with protein sequence MKRAKATELSESCASDAIIPARLVQDDLATTEKRLGKLLDSNESIISEICHYLVDAGGKRLRPTFMLLVYRACGGTDEGVDFAIDAGIALELIHSATLLHDDIVDGGMLRRGKPSAFARYGFGPSLIAGDYLFCRAFELCSRFKEHMIRTAAEACIELTEGEVMEGRMRHNAAPAYDDYIKVITRKTASLFRAGGKVASDLAGVPPKTIEAMTRLGLTMGLAFQMVDDLLDVLGPEEKIGKPVGSDLREGIPSLPVVLAAAKNPNLRQMIHSGTQMEGAAFDRALAILRDPAIIAEARRLASEQVAIARGLISSLKPSQYRDGLAALIDDQIDREV
- the cofD gene encoding 2-phospho-L-lactate transferase; translated protein: MGAAKFLRGLVKRIDPARLTVIVNTGDDEEFYGLHVSPDIDTVTYTLAGVVSRAQGWGLEGESFNALDALGRFYGKPWFGLGDRDLATHLYRTQRMRVGAKLSAITSEIARAFKIKSTILPMSDDRVRTFVKLRGRDAIPFQEYFVRGRARGHVEKIELRGIDKARPAPPVLDALRSSSAIILAPSNPFVSLGPIFGLRGLRDTLKKNRARVAAISPIIGGKTVKGPADKMLRGLGMEVSALGVARLYRDIVGVFVLDEADRALAPKIEALAMRPVVTNTIMSTPEHAARLADVVLTALSV
- the cofE gene encoding coenzyme F420-0:L-glutamate ligase codes for the protein MRSITITAVEGIPMVKAGDDLAALIATGIDSTGIKPEAGDIVVCCQKVVSKAEGRTVYLKDIEPSEFAKNLAQRWEKDPRAVELVLRQTSRIVRNDRGVIIVETGPGWVCANAGVDESNSLEDETAILLPVDPDLSAAKLREALRKRYGVDLAVVITDTFGRPWRDGLTEICLGVAGMNAMLDLRGKTDLGGRELHHTVVAIADEISCAAGLLMEKAAAVPVVIVRGYNYEPAEGSAKVLIRPAEADLFR
- the cofH gene encoding 7,8-didemethyl-8-hydroxy-5-deazariboflavin synthase subunit CofH; the protein is MNLEYWRNYVDEIEATPVTALLAKSSAPVRAALERSLAREELTPEEGLMLYTSTGDDLRAVVKCADIARAEDVGNEVTYVVNRNINFTNICFVGCQFCGFKRQRWESDAYDHSDDKIVSKVADAVARGATEVCMQGGINPEMPDFKYRDLLDVIKRAFPAIHVHAFSPMEIMFGARRVRMDYPEYIAMLREHGLGSIPGTAAEILDDSVREILSHKKVDVAAWVEIITTAHSLGVPTTSTIMYGHIEAPRQVVNHLNLLRTIQKQTGGFTEFVPLRFIHQNTVMFRKGMVNPPDSGTLDFQMYAFARLFLRGYIKNIQTSWVKLGVDLAALTLKAGCNDFSGTLMEESITAQAGGESGEFVPVDLIEDKARDMGRVAVERSTTYKKLYGRKAPNGARPIPAAPLAADNHAGGGSGCS